One genomic region from Bacteroidetes Order II. bacterium encodes:
- a CDS encoding response regulator transcription factor yields the protein MYNLFIVDDHPLMREGLAMILESQPDFNIVAMAGSAEEAMEIIDKHHIDLLIVDISLPGMSGLELVKHMSALKPTLKMLVMSRHDEQLYAERVIRSGAKGYVMKVEARKVIIEAIRKILGGGIYISDAINERLIQSMMPGRRPIGQSPLEILSDRELEIFEMTGRGYKSGEIAERLHISPKTVESYRTRIKDKLGLTSAAELMKHAVQWVESSE from the coding sequence ATGTATAATCTCTTTATTGTTGATGACCATCCGCTGATGCGTGAAGGATTGGCCATGATTTTAGAAAGTCAACCGGATTTTAACATCGTTGCAATGGCTGGAAGTGCAGAAGAGGCGATGGAAATTATTGATAAGCACCATATAGATTTGTTGATTGTGGACATCTCCCTACCAGGAATGAGTGGGCTTGAATTGGTGAAGCATATGTCTGCCCTGAAACCAACACTCAAAATGTTGGTGATGTCTCGACATGATGAACAATTGTATGCGGAGCGGGTCATTCGGAGCGGCGCAAAGGGGTATGTGATGAAAGTGGAAGCCAGAAAAGTGATTATCGAGGCCATCCGGAAAATCTTGGGTGGGGGAATCTATATCAGTGACGCCATCAATGAACGCCTGATTCAGAGTATGATGCCCGGCAGACGGCCCATTGGTCAGTCTCCGTTAGAAATTCTCAGTGATCGCGAATTGGAGATTTTTGAGATGACCGGGCGCGGCTACAAGTCGGGCGAAATTGCAGAACGTTTGCATATATCACCGAAAACCGTAGAATCGTATCGTACCCGGATTAAGGACAAATTGGGCCTTACTTCTGCCGCCGAGTTGATGAAACACGCTGTGCAATGGGTCGAGTCTTCGGAATGA
- a CDS encoding PAS domain S-box protein yields MQIWLFSTTSGFIEQVERSLGSAADELKVISRLPSYAALEGAPPDILIIEIPNTQAAEGIIRQAQALRPVVMLGILPPDTDQMLANLVDFGLDAFLIKPTTENMLRVKLKKILRLRKLKEVQLDRERLVKEHLRFYNTLPLGIFELSAQDEILWCNTVAEKMFGYPKEELNGRLIQCIIPKISAPAIRRAFGLRGDEVTGQHKSGSEVIVSVSCSEASIGTPGTSRVLLVENVSSQRHTEAALYDMEARANAILESTISGIITIDDQGHIETFNPAAAKIFGYQPEEVIGKNIRMLMPDPYKREHDLYLNNYHSTGVRKIIGIGREVQGLRKDGSVFPMDLAVNEVVLKNRRIYSGIVRDVTKQRELEKEILQISEQERRNIGQDLHDGLGQMLTALSLMADNLAMKLEREKNPLANEAQKIVRHLEEADTFARFLARGLVPVQLEAYGLASALERLCHQAEQIFRIKCFFEVFGEYDTYTDPSAIHLYRIVQEAISNAVKHGKASQIHVELAVGSDQLRLRIKDNGTGFFPALNKPRGMGVHIMNYRARLIGGTLDIRNSSKGGTIITCTQPLGTGVLHLD; encoded by the coding sequence ATGCAAATATGGCTCTTTAGCACTACTTCTGGGTTTATTGAACAGGTGGAAAGAAGTCTTGGTTCAGCTGCCGATGAACTGAAGGTGATTTCCAGATTGCCTTCTTATGCTGCTTTGGAGGGCGCCCCACCGGATATTCTGATAATAGAAATTCCGAACACGCAAGCGGCAGAAGGGATTATCCGACAGGCCCAGGCGCTCAGGCCAGTTGTAATGTTAGGCATTTTGCCACCCGATACCGATCAAATGCTGGCCAATCTGGTGGATTTTGGATTGGATGCTTTCCTGATAAAGCCCACAACCGAGAACATGCTTCGGGTGAAATTGAAAAAAATCCTTCGCTTACGCAAACTTAAGGAAGTGCAGTTGGATCGCGAGCGGTTAGTAAAGGAGCATCTGAGGTTTTACAATACATTGCCCTTAGGCATTTTTGAACTTTCTGCACAGGACGAAATCTTGTGGTGTAATACGGTGGCCGAGAAAATGTTTGGCTATCCTAAAGAAGAATTGAACGGGCGTTTAATACAGTGCATTATTCCGAAGATTTCTGCCCCTGCCATCCGTCGTGCTTTTGGATTAAGGGGAGATGAGGTGACAGGCCAGCATAAATCTGGTAGCGAGGTCATTGTGTCGGTATCGTGCTCCGAGGCTTCCATTGGAACGCCGGGTACGAGCCGGGTACTATTGGTGGAAAATGTTTCATCGCAACGGCACACCGAGGCCGCCCTATATGATATGGAGGCACGCGCCAACGCCATTCTTGAATCTACGATCAGTGGAATCATTACCATAGATGACCAAGGCCATATTGAAACCTTTAATCCGGCTGCGGCCAAAATATTTGGTTACCAACCCGAAGAGGTAATTGGTAAAAATATCCGCATGTTAATGCCTGATCCATATAAGCGTGAGCATGACTTGTATCTGAATAACTATCACTCTACAGGTGTCCGAAAAATTATCGGTATTGGTCGAGAAGTACAGGGCCTGAGAAAAGATGGTTCTGTTTTTCCGATGGATCTGGCCGTGAATGAAGTGGTTCTTAAAAACCGGCGGATTTATAGCGGCATTGTGCGCGATGTAACCAAACAACGCGAATTGGAAAAGGAGATTCTGCAAATCAGCGAGCAAGAACGTCGAAACATTGGGCAAGATCTTCACGATGGCCTTGGTCAGATGTTAACAGCCCTCAGTCTGATGGCAGACAACTTGGCCATGAAACTGGAGCGGGAGAAAAACCCCCTTGCAAACGAAGCCCAGAAAATTGTCCGCCATTTAGAAGAAGCGGATACATTTGCCCGCTTTTTGGCCCGGGGCTTGGTGCCTGTCCAACTCGAAGCCTATGGACTGGCCTCAGCACTCGAACGTCTTTGTCACCAAGCCGAACAAATTTTTAGGATTAAGTGCTTTTTTGAGGTATTCGGCGAGTATGATACCTATACAGATCCCAGTGCCATCCATTTGTATCGCATTGTACAGGAAGCAATTAGCAATGCGGTCAAACATGGGAAAGCCTCGCAAATACATGTAGAACTGGCAGTTGGAAGTGATCAACTCCGGTTGCGTATCAAAGACAATGGCACCGGATTCTTTCCTGCACTTAACAAGCCAAGGGGGATGGGGGTTCACATTATGAACTACCGTGCGCGGCTTATTGGAGGTACCTTGGATATCCGAAACTCCTCAAAAGGCGGAACCATCATCACCTGCACACAACCTCTTGGAACAGGTGTTTTACACTTAGATTAG
- a CDS encoding universal stress protein, whose protein sequence is MLSAHQILIPFTEISDIYALAEVADSLGKMLNSTSLHLIYLPRMSVLNSAKAAITDLDDLSDAHPAGLTQEIERRLSETKHFLKIRGIEVSIEVIPTEYPSESILKATMRLRPEMVVMTTSAKGKERLSEEQQTLKLLLRKGGVNVMMVPLRNAEQVLFSSPERILVPVDFSGYARAALTVAKELAHELPHSRLMVLNVATQSAGYLAPQVHNWEYQFARDRIRMSLFQRLEGFIHDTHGPDAQYDLDILFGDPVHQILTTATRSRTDLIVMSSHGLSGIERLMMGSVTEGVMRQASVPLLVVKASDVPTGMINAPLLAASA, encoded by the coding sequence ATGCTTTCTGCACATCAAATTTTAATTCCCTTTACAGAGATCAGTGATATCTACGCTTTAGCCGAGGTGGCTGATTCTCTTGGGAAAATGCTCAACAGCACCTCCCTGCATTTAATTTATCTGCCTCGGATGTCGGTACTGAACAGCGCGAAAGCCGCTATTACCGATTTAGACGACCTTTCTGATGCCCATCCAGCAGGACTCACCCAAGAAATAGAGCGTCGTCTAAGTGAAACAAAACATTTTCTTAAAATCCGTGGGATAGAGGTGTCTATCGAAGTAATTCCCACTGAATATCCTTCCGAGTCCATTTTAAAAGCAACCATGCGGCTACGGCCCGAAATGGTGGTCATGACTACTTCCGCTAAAGGAAAAGAACGCTTGTCAGAAGAACAACAAACCCTTAAACTTTTGTTAAGAAAGGGCGGTGTCAATGTGATGATGGTTCCTCTACGGAATGCTGAACAAGTACTTTTTTCCAGTCCTGAACGCATTCTTGTCCCCGTTGATTTTTCCGGTTATGCTCGTGCAGCCCTTACGGTTGCCAAAGAGCTGGCTCACGAACTACCTCATTCACGGCTAATGGTTCTTAATGTGGCGACCCAATCAGCGGGCTATTTGGCTCCCCAAGTTCATAATTGGGAGTATCAATTTGCACGGGATCGTATTCGCATGTCGCTATTCCAACGCTTAGAAGGCTTTATCCACGATACCCATGGCCCCGATGCCCAATATGATCTGGATATTTTGTTTGGCGATCCGGTTCATCAGATCCTTACGACGGCTACCCGCTCCAGAACCGACCTCATCGTTATGTCCTCCCACGGCCTGAGTGGTATTGAACGATTGATGATGGGCAGTGTCACCGAAGGCGTGATGCGCCAAGCCTCCGTCCCCTTGTTGGTGGTGAAAGCTTCCGACGTTCCAACAGGCATGATCAATGCCCCTCTTTTGGCGGCAAGTGCATAG
- a CDS encoding universal stress protein, with amino-acid sequence MLHIKRILIPLDFSPASVAAAEYALAFGKELDAQEIHLIHILVLGPANDLYTDVLDVQDPQHHLQNLPLEWQETWHRLQHRAESTGYVFVPGMLQSDSIATPLVKYAQTHKIDLVVMATHGRTGIAHRLLGSVADGLIEYAPCPVLTLRADLAEKPYQDVRKILVPLDFSERSAEALRVAREYAQRTDAGLTALNVIARTEHSDLPASPWEKAYNDKNPDVRQIHKLEAFIRYAGGPKVRLQTALMYGDPVEASQIYLEAYPQDLILMSTRGRSGDGLFHYGSTAEELVRRAPCPVLTFKQGDRIRFKHARKKTSTAEA; translated from the coding sequence ATGCTCCATATTAAACGCATCCTGATTCCACTTGATTTTTCTCCGGCATCGGTTGCCGCAGCCGAGTACGCACTCGCTTTTGGAAAAGAACTTGATGCCCAAGAAATCCACCTGATCCACATATTGGTTCTTGGTCCCGCAAACGATTTATACACGGATGTTTTGGATGTTCAGGATCCACAACACCATCTCCAAAACCTTCCGTTAGAGTGGCAAGAAACGTGGCATCGGCTACAACACCGGGCCGAATCTACGGGTTATGTTTTTGTCCCTGGAATGTTGCAATCAGATTCTATTGCGACCCCATTGGTCAAATATGCACAAACCCATAAAATTGATTTGGTGGTAATGGCTACCCATGGCCGCACCGGGATTGCACATCGGCTTCTGGGGAGTGTGGCAGACGGCTTAATTGAATATGCCCCTTGTCCTGTACTCACCCTCCGTGCCGATCTTGCAGAAAAACCATACCAAGATGTACGAAAAATTTTGGTTCCTTTAGATTTTTCGGAACGCTCGGCAGAAGCCCTTCGGGTGGCACGAGAATATGCACAGCGGACAGATGCGGGGTTGACAGCCTTGAATGTGATTGCTCGTACCGAACACTCCGACCTACCCGCCTCCCCGTGGGAGAAAGCCTACAATGATAAAAACCCGGATGTCCGGCAAATTCATAAATTAGAAGCCTTTATTCGTTATGCTGGTGGACCTAAAGTGCGCTTACAGACCGCTTTGATGTATGGAGACCCGGTAGAAGCTTCACAAATTTATTTAGAGGCGTATCCTCAAGACCTGATATTGATGTCCACCCGCGGACGTTCTGGAGACGGACTTTTCCACTACGGAAGCACCGCAGAGGAATTGGTTCGACGTGCCCCATGCCCTGTACTCACCTTTAAACAAGGAGACCGTATCCGATTTAAACACGCCCGCAAAAAAACGAGTACTGCTGAAGCTTAA